The Streptomyces luteogriseus genome includes a window with the following:
- a CDS encoding alpha/beta hydrolase translates to MRGSRPKKRVAALGSAGALVTATLIAGAVAAPTANASAGSGYGQDREARGAAIAAARAAKAGIDWQDCPADWNLAKPIQCGYVTVPLDYAKPYGKQIKLAVDRIGNTGTKAERQGALVYNPGGPGGSGLRFPARVTGKNPVWANAAKAYDFVGFDPRGVGKSTPISCVDPQEFVKAPKVDPVPDSEADKLAQRKSAREYAEGCQERSGAMLPHMTTPNTARDLDVIRAALGEKKLNFLGVSYGTYLGAVYGTLFPGHVRRMVVDSVVNPSREKIWYQANLDQDVAFESRWKDWQDWVAANDATYHLGTTRAAVQAKWLELRATAKKSPIGGVVGPAELISFFQSAPYYDSAWASTASVFSKYVAGDTQALVDAAAPDLSDTAGNASSENGNAVYTAVECADAKWPTSWRTWDRDNTRLHKDHPFMTWANAWMNLPCATWPAKQQTPVNVKTGKGLPGVLIVQSERDAATPYEGAVELHKRFKGSRLITEKGAGSHGVTGLVNPCINPRVDSYLLTGKLDGADVTCAPHATPKP, encoded by the coding sequence TTGAGGGGTTCGAGACCGAAGAAGCGGGTGGCGGCGCTCGGTTCGGCCGGCGCGCTCGTCACGGCCACGCTGATAGCCGGCGCCGTCGCGGCGCCCACCGCGAACGCGAGCGCGGGCAGCGGATACGGCCAGGACCGCGAGGCCCGGGGCGCAGCGATCGCCGCCGCCCGGGCCGCGAAGGCCGGCATCGACTGGCAGGACTGCCCCGCCGACTGGAACCTGGCCAAGCCGATCCAGTGCGGGTACGTCACCGTGCCGCTCGACTACGCCAAGCCCTACGGCAAGCAGATCAAGCTCGCCGTCGACCGCATCGGCAACACGGGCACCAAGGCCGAGCGGCAGGGCGCGCTCGTCTACAACCCCGGCGGCCCCGGCGGCTCCGGACTGCGTTTCCCGGCCCGGGTCACCGGCAAGAACCCCGTGTGGGCCAACGCGGCCAAGGCCTATGACTTCGTGGGCTTCGACCCGCGCGGCGTCGGCAAGTCCACGCCCATCTCCTGCGTCGACCCGCAGGAGTTCGTCAAGGCGCCCAAGGTCGACCCGGTGCCCGACTCCGAGGCCGACAAGCTCGCCCAGCGCAAGTCGGCCCGCGAGTACGCCGAGGGCTGCCAGGAGCGCAGCGGCGCGATGCTGCCGCACATGACCACGCCGAACACCGCGCGTGACCTCGACGTCATCCGCGCCGCCCTCGGCGAGAAGAAGCTCAACTTCCTCGGCGTCTCCTACGGCACCTACCTGGGCGCCGTCTACGGCACGCTCTTCCCGGGCCATGTGCGCCGCATGGTCGTCGACAGCGTCGTCAACCCCTCCCGCGAGAAGATCTGGTATCAGGCCAACCTGGACCAGGACGTCGCGTTCGAGAGCCGCTGGAAGGACTGGCAGGACTGGGTCGCCGCGAACGACGCGACGTACCACCTCGGCACCACCCGCGCCGCAGTCCAGGCGAAGTGGCTCGAGCTGCGCGCCACCGCGAAGAAGAGCCCCATCGGCGGGGTCGTCGGCCCGGCCGAGCTCATCTCCTTCTTCCAGAGCGCCCCGTACTACGACTCGGCCTGGGCGTCGACCGCCTCGGTCTTCAGCAAGTACGTCGCCGGCGACACCCAGGCGCTCGTCGACGCCGCCGCCCCCGACCTGTCCGACACGGCGGGCAACGCGTCCTCGGAGAACGGCAACGCCGTCTACACGGCCGTCGAGTGCGCCGACGCCAAATGGCCCACCAGCTGGCGCACCTGGGACCGGGACAACACCCGGCTCCACAAGGACCACCCCTTCATGACCTGGGCCAACGCCTGGATGAACCTGCCGTGCGCCACCTGGCCGGCCAAGCAGCAGACGCCGGTGAACGTCAAGACCGGCAAGGGCCTGCCCGGTGTGCTCATCGTCCAGTCCGAGCGGGACGCGGCCACTCCGTACGAGGGCGCCGTGGAACTGCACAAGCGGTTCAAGGGCTCCCGTCTGATCACGGAGAAGGGTGCGGGCTCCCACGGCGTCACCGGCCTGGTCAACCCGTGCATCAACCCCCGGGTGGACAGCTACCTGCTCACCGGCAAGCTGGACGGCGCGGACGTGACCTGCGCGCCGCACGCCACGCCGAAGCCGTAG
- a CDS encoding urease accessory protein UreF produces the protein MSRAALLVLADGRFPAGGHAHSGGAEAAVKAGRISGATSLEEFCRGRLHTAGLMAAGLSAAAALGIDPVALDRAADARTPSPALRVAARKLGRQLLRAARATWPSAELDALGREFPKGAHQPVVLGLAARAAGLGPVDAAYCAAYESVSGPASATVRLLSLDPFDATRALARLAPEVDRVADRAVEAARTAVGEGVDALPAGSAPLLEIGAETHAGWPVRLFAS, from the coding sequence ATGTCGCGTGCAGCGCTTCTCGTCCTGGCCGACGGGCGGTTTCCCGCCGGGGGGCACGCGCACTCCGGCGGTGCCGAGGCGGCGGTCAAAGCCGGGCGGATCAGTGGGGCGACGAGCCTGGAGGAGTTCTGCCGCGGGCGGTTGCACACGGCGGGGCTGATGGCGGCGGGGCTGTCCGCGGCCGCGGCGCTCGGGATCGATCCCGTCGCGCTGGATCGGGCGGCGGACGCGCGGACGCCGTCGCCCGCGCTGCGGGTCGCCGCGCGGAAGCTGGGACGGCAGCTGCTGCGGGCCGCCCGTGCGACCTGGCCGTCCGCAGAACTGGACGCGCTCGGCAGGGAGTTCCCCAAGGGGGCGCATCAGCCGGTGGTGCTGGGGCTGGCGGCCCGGGCGGCGGGGCTGGGGCCGGTGGACGCGGCGTACTGCGCGGCGTACGAAAGCGTGAGCGGGCCGGCGTCGGCGACCGTGCGGTTGCTGAGCCTGGATCCGTTCGACGCGACACGGGCGCTGGCCCGGCTGGCACCGGAGGTGGACCGGGTCGCGGACCGGGCGGTGGAGGCGGCCCGGACGGCGGTCGGCGAGGGGGTCGACGCCCTGCCGGCGGGGTCGGCCCCTCTGCTGGAGATCGGGGCGGAGACGCACGCGGGGTGGCCTGTACGGCTGTTCGCCTCGTAG
- the ureG gene encoding urease accessory protein UreG, giving the protein MHLDQTNHGPAALSADAHRPDGTRRALRIGLGGPVGSGKTATVAALCRALRDELALAVVTNDIYTREDAEFLLREAVLPPERITAVETGACPHTAIRDDISANLEAVEDLEDAVGPLDLVLVESGGDNLTATFSKGLVDAQIFVIDVAGGDDIPRKGGPGVTTADLLVVNKTDLAPYVGSDLARMAADAKAQRAELPVVFQSLRSEAGVTDVAAWVRAQLAAWTA; this is encoded by the coding sequence ATGCACCTCGACCAAACCAACCACGGCCCTGCCGCCCTCAGTGCGGACGCCCACCGTCCCGACGGCACCCGCAGAGCGCTCCGCATCGGACTCGGCGGCCCCGTCGGATCCGGCAAGACCGCCACCGTCGCCGCGCTCTGCCGGGCGCTCAGGGACGAACTGGCGCTCGCCGTCGTCACCAACGACATCTACACGCGCGAGGACGCCGAGTTCCTGCTCCGCGAGGCCGTGCTGCCGCCGGAGCGGATCACCGCCGTGGAGACGGGCGCCTGCCCGCACACCGCGATCCGCGACGACATCTCCGCGAACCTGGAGGCGGTGGAGGACCTGGAGGACGCGGTCGGACCGCTGGACCTGGTGCTCGTGGAGTCCGGCGGGGACAACCTCACCGCGACCTTCTCCAAGGGGCTCGTCGACGCGCAGATCTTCGTGATCGACGTGGCCGGGGGCGACGACATCCCGCGCAAGGGCGGGCCGGGCGTGACCACCGCCGACCTGCTCGTCGTCAACAAGACCGACCTCGCACCGTACGTCGGCTCCGATCTCGCCCGGATGGCCGCCGACGCCAAGGCTCAGCGTGCCGAACTGCCGGTCGTCTTCCAGTCGTTGCGGAGCGAGGCCGGAGTGACGGACGTTGCCGCCTGGGTGCGTGCGCAGCTCGCCGCGTGGACCGCGTGA
- a CDS encoding lysophospholipid acyltransferase family protein translates to MFYYLLKYVLLGPLLRLVFRPRIEGLEHVPAEGAAIVAGNHLSFSDHFLMPAILKRRITFLAKAEYFTGPGLKGRLTAFFFRSAGQIPVDRSGKDAGQAAIREGLGVLSKDELLGIYPEGTRSHDGRLYKGKVGVAVMALKAGVPVIPCAMIGTFEAQPPGKVIPNIHPVVIRFGEPLDFSRYEGMENEKAILRAITDEIMYAILSLSEQEYVDRYAAVVKAEEAAAAKERKFRRMPLS, encoded by the coding sequence TTGTTCTACTACCTGCTGAAATACGTGCTGCTGGGCCCGCTGCTGAGACTGGTCTTCCGGCCTCGCATCGAGGGCCTGGAGCACGTTCCCGCGGAGGGCGCCGCCATCGTCGCCGGGAACCACCTGTCGTTCTCGGACCACTTCCTGATGCCCGCGATCCTCAAACGGCGCATCACCTTCCTCGCGAAGGCCGAGTACTTCACGGGCCCGGGCCTCAAGGGCCGCCTGACGGCCTTCTTCTTCCGCAGCGCGGGGCAGATCCCGGTCGACCGTTCCGGCAAGGACGCGGGCCAGGCCGCGATCCGCGAGGGCCTCGGTGTGCTGAGCAAGGACGAGTTGCTCGGCATCTACCCCGAGGGCACCCGGTCGCACGACGGGCGGCTCTACAAGGGCAAGGTCGGCGTGGCGGTGATGGCCCTCAAGGCGGGCGTCCCGGTGATCCCCTGCGCGATGATCGGCACCTTCGAGGCCCAGCCGCCCGGCAAGGTCATCCCCAACATCCACCCCGTCGTGATCCGCTTCGGCGAGCCCCTGGACTTCTCCCGCTACGAGGGCATGGAGAACGAGAAGGCCATCCTGCGCGCCATCACCGACGAGATCATGTACGCCATCCTCTCCCTGTCGGAGCAGGAGTACGTCGACCGGTACGCGGCCGTGGTGAAGGCCGAGGAGGCCGCCGCCGCCAAGGAGCGGAAGTTCCGGCGCATGCCCCTCAGTTGA
- a CDS encoding urease accessory protein UreD — MSVRAGAGVRSLARIVARDDGRGGTSLPVLESDGPLALRRTRATGSEARVMLVGAMSGPLGGDHFTVEGRVEEGARLSVGSAAATIALPGQAKGEARYDVRLDVADHGELHWLPEQLISAQGSDLSVTTRVELAPTARLVLREEQVLGRVGEEPGRLASRLTVRIAGRAVLDQELACGPGAPGGWDGPAVLAGHRAVGQLVVVRPEFAAEPVTATVLGEGASVVPLAGPAALVTAVAPDALRLRRLLDEALASLPRS, encoded by the coding sequence GTGAGCGTGCGTGCCGGTGCCGGCGTGCGGTCCCTCGCACGGATCGTCGCCCGCGACGACGGGCGCGGCGGGACCTCGCTGCCCGTGCTGGAGAGCGACGGGCCCCTGGCGCTGCGGCGCACCCGGGCCACGGGCTCCGAGGCCCGGGTCATGCTCGTCGGCGCGATGAGCGGGCCGCTCGGCGGCGACCATTTCACCGTGGAGGGACGGGTGGAGGAGGGGGCGCGGCTGTCCGTCGGCTCGGCCGCCGCCACCATCGCGCTGCCCGGGCAGGCGAAGGGCGAGGCCCGCTACGACGTCCGGCTCGATGTCGCCGATCATGGCGAACTGCACTGGCTGCCCGAGCAGTTGATCTCCGCCCAGGGCAGTGACCTGTCCGTCACCACCCGCGTCGAGCTCGCACCCACCGCCCGGCTCGTGCTGCGCGAGGAACAGGTACTCGGACGCGTCGGTGAGGAACCCGGGCGTCTCGCGAGCCGTCTGACCGTGCGGATCGCCGGGCGTGCCGTGCTCGACCAGGAACTGGCCTGCGGGCCCGGCGCGCCGGGCGGCTGGGACGGGCCCGCAGTCCTGGCGGGACATCGCGCCGTCGGGCAACTGGTCGTCGTACGCCCGGAGTTCGCAGCCGAACCGGTGACCGCGACGGTGCTGGGGGAGGGGGCGTCGGTGGTGCCGCTCGCCGGGCCCGCCGCACTGGTGACCGCGGTGGCGCCGGACGCCCTCAGGCTGCGGCGGCTGCTCGACGAGGCGTTGGCGTCGCTCCCGCGGAGTTGA
- a CDS encoding NAD-dependent epimerase/dehydratase family protein, protein MRRAVVIGAGGQIGKPAVEALARDGWEVTAASRGGARHENWPAEVRTRRLDREDDAALGALIGDGCDLVVDMVAYGARHARQLTGLADRIGAAVVVSSVSVYEDGKGRGFDTMGEPDGLPHYPVPIAEDQATVPPGDATYSTRKVALEHELRAVGDRLPTTVLRPGAIHGPYSPLPRELYFVKRNLDGRRRRVLAFRGESLFHTSAARNIAELIRLAAARPGSRVLNACDPLPPAASEIGAAVDAVMGVETETVLLDGPARGSVGSSPWSVELPVVCDLSAAERELGYRPVVSYPESLPETVEWLVRRLSGQDWREAFPTLARAYPDLFDYAAEDAWFGARPA, encoded by the coding sequence ATGAGACGTGCTGTGGTGATCGGGGCGGGCGGGCAGATCGGGAAACCGGCGGTGGAGGCGCTGGCGCGGGACGGCTGGGAGGTGACGGCCGCCTCGCGCGGCGGCGCACGGCACGAGAACTGGCCCGCCGAGGTGCGGACACGGCGACTGGACCGCGAGGACGACGCGGCGCTCGGCGCGCTGATCGGCGACGGCTGCGACCTCGTGGTCGACATGGTCGCCTACGGGGCCCGGCACGCACGGCAGTTGACGGGTCTGGCGGACCGGATCGGCGCGGCCGTGGTGGTGTCGTCCGTGTCGGTGTACGAGGACGGCAAGGGCCGCGGCTTCGACACCATGGGCGAGCCGGACGGTCTCCCGCACTACCCCGTGCCGATCGCGGAGGACCAGGCGACGGTCCCGCCGGGGGACGCCACCTACAGCACCCGCAAGGTGGCCCTGGAGCATGAACTCCGCGCGGTGGGCGACCGGTTGCCCACCACCGTGCTGCGCCCGGGCGCGATCCACGGTCCGTACAGCCCACTCCCCCGCGAGCTGTACTTCGTCAAACGCAACCTCGACGGCCGGCGCAGGCGGGTGCTCGCCTTCCGGGGCGAGAGCCTGTTCCACACCTCGGCGGCGCGCAACATCGCCGAACTGATCCGGCTGGCCGCGGCCCGGCCGGGCTCCCGGGTCCTCAACGCCTGCGATCCACTGCCGCCGGCCGCGTCGGAGATCGGGGCCGCCGTGGACGCGGTCATGGGAGTGGAGACGGAGACCGTCCTGCTGGACGGGCCGGCCCGGGGGTCCGTGGGCAGTTCCCCCTGGTCGGTGGAGCTGCCGGTGGTGTGCGACCTGTCGGCCGCCGAGCGGGAGCTGGGGTACCGGCCGGTCGTGTCCTACCCGGAGAGCCTGCCGGAGACGGTCGAGTGGCTCGTCCGCCGGCTGTCCGGGCAGGACTGGCGCGAGGCGTTCCCCACTCTCGCCCGCGCCTACCCGGACCTCTTCGACTACGCGGCGGAGGACGCCTGGTTCGGGGCACGGCCCGCATGA